One window of the Colletotrichum destructivum chromosome 6, complete sequence genome contains the following:
- a CDS encoding Putative major facilitator, sugar transporter, major facilitator superfamily yields MLDFLRKKSSESESAPPPQETLAAPRKPFRKAIIPVIACGAGLFSDGYINNVIGSVTTVLALQYGDLYKTSNAKKYVGDIAFAGTVVGQLAFGWLADHWSRTNSLLVSTVILVVFTALAAGSYFKGDAVGMFNILAAWRFFVGIGIGGEYPAGSVGAAESTGELKSGSRNLWFIMFTNTMIDWGFVIGAFVPYVVAAACHNGHYSTIWRTSLGIGVVFPIFLFVLRLFVKEPEEFTKNSMRYAKTPYLLSLKFYGWRLFVVSLIWFIYDFSAYSFGIYSSTILSNLYGNTAPLTTVFGWNTVINLFYIPGTMLGAPASDWLGPRYALALGVFLQAVVGFIMAGDYFNLSQPGMVGGFVVVYGVFLALGEFGPGNNIGLLAAKTCATGIRGKYYGVAAAIGKIGAFVGTWVFPYIQAAAGDDAVASAQYPFWVSSSLCVLSAALAIFCLPHIGQDTIAIEDARYRAYLEANGYDTRQLGLKRGESVESADERTPVEGLSETTKGEKTVG; encoded by the exons ATGCTTGACTTTCTAAGGAAAAagtcgtccgagtccgagtcggcgccgccgccgcaggagACCTTGGCCGCGCCGCGCAAACCGTTCCGGAAGGCCATCATCCCCGTCATCGCGTGCGGCGCCGGTCTCTTCTCCGACGGGTACATCAACAAC GTTATCGGGTCCGTCACCACTGTCCTTGCGCTTCAGTATGGCGACCTCTACAAGACCTCCAATGCCAAGAAGTACGTCGGCGACATCGCTttcgccggcaccgtcgtcggccagctggCCTTTGGCTGGCTCGCCGACCACTGGTCGCGCACCAACTCGCTTCTCGTCTCGACCGTCATCCTCGTGGTCTTTACCGCACTCGCTGCCGGGTCGTACTTCAAGGgtgacgccgtcggcatgTTCAACATCCTGGCCGCGTGGCGCTTCTTC GTCGGTATCGGCATCGGAGGAGAGTATCCCGCGGGTAGCGTCGGCGCCGCAGAGTCCACCGGCGAACTGAAGTCGGGCTCGAGGAACCTCTGGTTCATCATGTTCACTAACACCATGATCGACTGG GGCTTTGTCATCGGCG CGTTCGTGCCGTACGTGGTCGCTGCCGCGTGCCACAACGGACACTACAGCACCATCTGGCGCACCAGCCTGggcatcggcgtcgtcttccccatcttcctcttcgtgCTCCGCCTGTTCGTCAAGGAGCCCGAGGAGTTCACCAAGAACTCGATGCGCTATGCCAAGACGCCCTACCTGCTGTCCCTCAAGTTCTACGGCTGgcgcctcttcgtcgtcagcCTGATCTGGTTCATCTATGAC TTCTCGGCCTACTCCTTTGGCATCTACTCCTCCACCATCCTGAGCAATCTGTACGGCAACACGGCCCCGCTGACGACCGTCTTCGGCTGGAACACCGTCATCAACCTGTTCTACATCCCCGGCACCATGCTCGGCGCGCCCGCCTCGGACTGGCTGGGACCACGGtacgccctcgccctcggcgtcttcttgCAGGCCGTCGTGGGCTTCATCATGGCGGGCGACTACTTCAACCTGTCGCAACCCGGCATggtcggcggcttcgtcgtcgtctacggcgtcttcctcgccctggGCGAGTTCGGGCCAGGGAACAACATTGGTCTGCTGGCGGCTAAGACGTGCGCGACGGGCATTCGCG GCAAATATTACGGCGTCGCTGCGGCTATTGGAAAGATAGGCGCCTTCGTGGGGACTTGGG TCTTCCCGTACATCCAGGCTGCCGCTggagacgacgccgtcgcctcggcccAGTACCCCTTCTGGGTCTCGTCGTCCCTGTGCGTCCTgtccgccgccctcgcgaTCTTCTGCCTGCCGCACATCGGCCAGgacaccatcgccatcgaggacgccCGCTACCGCGCCTACCTGGAGGCCAACGGCTACGACACGCGACAGCTGGGTCTCAAGAGAGGCGAGAGCGTTGAGAGCGCGGACGAGCGGACCCCCGTGGAGGGCTTGTCTGAGACGACCAAGGGCGAGAAGACGGTTGGGTGA
- a CDS encoding Putative GroES-like superfamily, alcohol dehydrogenase-like, NAD(P)-binding domain superfamily — protein MRSIQVTGAGVASWVDIPKPEAGPRDVLLKIKACGICGSDAMYTDYGGIPPRQGCTPLGHEPAAEVVEVGKDIAAPDVEIGDHVVIDTMAFADGLLGSGGAQGALSEYVVVHDYEPGKQLKKIPEHIPWHVAALNEPMAVALHAVNRTSPKPGCKVVVFGAGPIGLGAVLGYRRKGASHITVVDVVASRLEKALMVGADAVVNSAEAEDLAAELVRLQGDGATAWNRGTRPGTDVFLDAAGAPPVPGQVARMAKRGATLGVVGVHKTPTELNFGQLISTELNIVFSMGYPTEIFEVTDDIVENWEKYAEIVSDQIPYDKATEALELARSGKANKVVVVFE, from the coding sequence ATGAGATCCATCCAAGTCACTGGAGCGGGGGTGGCATCCTGGGTTGACATCcccaagcccgaggccgGCCCCAGAGACGTCCTACTCAAGATCAAAGCCTGCGGCATTTGCGGCTCGGACGCCATGTACACCGACTACGGCGGCATCCCTCCGCGCCAGGGCTGCACGCCCCTCGGCCACGAACCCGCCGCCGAAgttgtcgaggtcggcaaggACATCGCCGCCCCGGACGTCGAGATCGGCGACCACGTTGTGATAGACACCATGgccttcgccgacggcctcctcggctcGGGCGGCGCACAGGGCGCGCTGAGCGAGTACGTCGTGGTCCATGACTACGAGCCGGGGAAGCAGCTGAAGAAGATCCCGGAGCACATCCCCTGGCACGTCGCGGCGCTGAACGAGCCGATGGCGGTCGCGCTGCACGCCGTCAACCGGACGAGCCCCAAGCCCGGGTGCAAAGTCGTCGTGTTCGGCGCCGGGCCCATCGGCCTCGGTGCCGTCCTGGGCTACCGCAGGAAAGGGGCGAGCCACATCACCGTCGTGGACGTCGTGGCATCGAGGCTCGAGAAGGCGCTCATGGTCGGGGCCGACGCGGTGGTCaactcggccgaggcggaggaccTCGCGGCGGAGCTGGTGCGGCTGCAGGGCGACGGGGCCACGGCCTGGAACCGGGGCACGCGGCCGGGGACCGACGTGttcctcgacgcggccgggGCCCCGCCGGTGCCCGGGCAGGTGGCCCGCATGGCGAAGCGCGGCGCCACGCTCGGGGTGGTGGGCGTGCACAAGACGCCGACGGAGCTCAACTTTGGGCAGCTCATCTCGACGGAGCTCAACATCGTCTTCAGCATGGGGTACCCGACGGAGATCTTCGAGGTCACCGACGACATTGTCGAGAACTGGGAGAAGTATGCCGAGATCGTCAGCGACCAGATCCCGTACGACAAGGCGACGGAAGCGCTCGAGCTGGCCAGGTCGGGCAAGGCGAACAAGGTCGTGGTGGTTTTTGAATAG
- a CDS encoding Putative aldolase-type TIM barrel, which yields MPATTTATPPPLETEYGAPKADHVRLPDGVYVPTLAFFTESEDIDTNTLERHLVRLINAGVAGIVVHGSNGEAVHLTREERSAMIRCAADTIHQEGHDVKMPLIAGCGAQSTRETLQLCRDAARSGASHALVLPPSYYGPLLDDDRVVRHFHEVADASPIPLLVYNFPAAASGRDLSSDAIVRVARHPNVVGVKLTCGNTGKLARVADEAPEGFFVAGGSADFILQGQVVGGNGSIAGLANVAPRACVRIVELAAQGKMAEARRLQAVVARGDWVAIRTGFVGVKAAVGHFEQYGGAPRRPCVGPSPLELKDIVEGLSELHRLERDLEAQAVGGGGEEL from the coding sequence ATGCCAgccaccaccacggccacccCTCCACCACTCGAAACCGAGTATGGCGCCCCCAAGGCGGACCATGTCCGGCTCCCGGACGGCGTCTACGTCCCCACGCTTGCATTCTTCACCGAGTCGGAGGACATCGACACAAACACGCTCGAGCGCCATCTCGTCCGGCTCATCAACGcgggcgtcgccggcatcgtcgtccacggGTCCAACGGCGAGGCGGTGCACCTGACGAGGGAGGAACGCAGCGCCATGATCCGCTGCGCCGCCGACACCATCCACCAGGAGGGCCACGACGTCAAGATGCCGCTCATCGCCGGCTGCGGCGCCCAGTCGACCCGCGAGACGCTCCAGCTCTGCCGCGACGCCGCACGCAGCGGCGCCTCCCACGCGCTCGTGCTGCCGCCCAGCTACTACGGCCCcttgctcgacgacgacagggTCGTCCGGCACTTCCACGAGGTCGCGGACGCGTCGCCCATCCCGCTGCTCGTCTACAACTtccccgcggcggcgtccggcCGGGACCTCTCGTCGGACGCCATCGTGCGCGTCGCGCGGCACCCCAACGTCGTGGGCGTCAAGCTGACGTGCGGCAACACGGGCAAGCTCGCGCGcgtggcggacgaggcgcccgagggcttcttcgtcgcgggcggcagcgccgacTTCATCCTGCAGGGCCAGGTCGTCGGGGGCAACGGCAGCATCGCAGGGCTGGCCAACGTCGCGCCGCGGGCGTGCGTGCGCATCGTGGAGCTCGCTGCTCAGGGGAAaatggccgaggcgcggCGGCTGCAGGCGGTCGTGGCCAGAGGCGACTGGGTGGCCATCAGGACGGGCTTCGTGGGCGTcaaggcggccgtcggccacTTTGAGCAGTACGGCGgcgcgccgaggaggccctgCGTCGGTCCGTCGCCCCTGGAGCTCAAGGACATTGTGGAGGGGCTGAGCGAGCTGCATCGGCTGGAGAGGGATTTGGAGGCACAGgcggttggcggcggcggagaggagcTATGA